A single window of Archangium lipolyticum DNA harbors:
- the cbiB gene encoding adenosylcobinamide-phosphate synthase CbiB — protein sequence MMDGGTHAAVVLGAALVVDLAWGEPPTPVHPVVWMGRLQRRLRKLAPRAPLPAFLHGLGMAMAGPLVFGLGSWALLRLVSGWPLVQLALEVYLLKSAFAVRALAEAGLAVFRALHQQDAPAARLALRSLVSRDTSDLEPPLLAAAAVESVAENTSDSVVAPLLFYAVAGVPGALAYRAANTLDAMIGYRGELEWLGKAAARLDDVLNLVPARLSAALLVLACALCGASPVRAVLSWWRDGASTESPNAGRPMAAVAGGLGVELEKVGHYRLGTGGRQPRAEDIRRAVFLMVAASLLAAALTAAYVGGEGFRVALASP from the coding sequence ATGATGGACGGAGGAACGCACGCGGCCGTGGTGCTGGGAGCCGCGCTCGTGGTGGACCTCGCCTGGGGCGAACCCCCCACGCCGGTACACCCCGTGGTGTGGATGGGACGCCTGCAGCGGCGCTTGCGCAAGCTGGCGCCCCGTGCACCCCTTCCCGCCTTCCTCCACGGGCTGGGAATGGCCATGGCCGGGCCCCTCGTCTTCGGGCTCGGAAGCTGGGCGCTGCTCCGCCTCGTCTCCGGCTGGCCCCTCGTGCAACTGGCGCTCGAGGTGTACCTGCTCAAGAGTGCCTTCGCGGTGCGGGCCCTGGCCGAGGCGGGCCTGGCCGTCTTCCGCGCCCTGCACCAGCAGGATGCACCCGCGGCGCGGCTGGCCTTGCGCAGCCTCGTGTCGCGCGACACGTCGGACCTCGAGCCCCCGCTGCTCGCGGCGGCGGCGGTGGAATCCGTGGCGGAGAACACCTCGGACTCGGTGGTGGCGCCCCTCCTCTTCTACGCGGTGGCGGGAGTGCCTGGAGCCCTCGCCTACCGTGCGGCCAACACCCTGGACGCGATGATCGGATACCGCGGAGAGCTGGAGTGGCTGGGCAAGGCCGCCGCCCGGCTGGACGATGTCCTCAACCTGGTGCCAGCGCGGCTGTCCGCGGCGCTCCTCGTGCTGGCGTGCGCGCTGTGTGGTGCCTCTCCGGTCCGGGCGGTGCTCTCCTGGTGGCGCGATGGGGCCTCCACCGAGAGCCCCAACGCCGGCCGTCCCATGGCGGCGGTGGCCGGAGGACTGGGAGTGGAGTTGGAAAAGGTGGGGCACTACCGGCTGGGCACCGGAGGGCGCCAGCCGCGAGCGGAGGACATCCGCCGGGCGGTCTTCCTCATGGTGGCGGCCTCGCTCCTGGCCGCGGCGTTGACGGCCGCCTATGTCGGCGGGGAGGGGTTCCGTGTTGCCCTCGCCTCGCCCTGA
- the cobO gene encoding cob(I)yrinic acid a,c-diamide adenosyltransferase, with translation MSAKQPKGLLVVYTGDGKGKTTAALGVVFRALGRGMKPAVVQFIKGKWKTGERTFAESLPGLVFLTMGRGFTWESEDLSRDKRAAQEAWAEARRLMTSGEHEVVVLDELTYVINYGFVPMEEVLEALAARPPHVHVIVTGRSAPEPLMAAAELVTEMRCVRHPFEKGIPAQMGLDF, from the coding sequence ATGAGCGCGAAGCAACCGAAGGGCCTGCTGGTCGTCTACACGGGAGATGGCAAGGGGAAGACCACCGCCGCGCTCGGGGTGGTGTTCCGCGCGCTCGGCCGGGGCATGAAGCCCGCGGTGGTGCAGTTCATCAAGGGCAAGTGGAAGACGGGCGAGCGCACCTTCGCGGAGAGCCTGCCCGGTCTCGTCTTCCTCACCATGGGCCGGGGCTTCACCTGGGAGAGCGAGGATCTGTCCCGGGACAAGAGGGCCGCCCAGGAGGCCTGGGCCGAGGCCCGGCGCCTGATGACGAGTGGCGAGCACGAGGTGGTGGTGCTCGACGAGCTGACGTACGTCATCAACTACGGCTTCGTCCCCATGGAGGAGGTGCTGGAGGCCCTGGCGGCGCGTCCTCCCCACGTGCACGTCATCGTCACCGGCCGCTCCGCCCCGGAGCCCCTGATGGCCGCCGCGGAGCTCGTCACCGAGATGCGGTGCGTGCGCCATCCCTTCGAGAAGGGCATTCCCGCCCAGATGGGGCTCGACTTCTGA
- the cobU gene encoding bifunctional adenosylcobinamide kinase/adenosylcobinamide-phosphate guanylyltransferase translates to MSAKIILVGGGVRCGKSRFALELAQKMGTRRTFIATSEPFDDEMRERARRHREERTGRFETVEEPRRLCEVLEEDTADVAVVDCVTLWLSNLLLRGDEPEAILREVDRLVGVLQRRRGATILVTNEVGMGLVPETPLGRMFRDVSGGAHQRLAAAADEVYFGALGLLLRLKPGNLVVGAAG, encoded by the coding sequence GTGAGCGCGAAAATCATCCTGGTGGGAGGCGGCGTGCGCTGTGGAAAGAGCCGCTTCGCCCTCGAGCTGGCGCAGAAGATGGGAACGCGGCGCACCTTCATCGCCACCTCCGAGCCCTTCGACGACGAGATGCGCGAGCGCGCACGGCGCCACCGCGAGGAGCGGACGGGCCGCTTCGAGACGGTGGAGGAGCCGCGCCGCCTGTGCGAGGTCCTGGAAGAGGACACGGCGGACGTGGCGGTGGTGGACTGCGTGACGCTGTGGCTGTCCAACCTGCTGCTTCGAGGGGATGAACCGGAAGCCATCCTCCGCGAGGTGGATCGGCTGGTGGGAGTGCTCCAACGAAGGAGGGGCGCCACCATCCTGGTGACGAACGAGGTGGGCATGGGGCTCGTCCCCGAGACCCCGCTGGGACGCATGTTCCGCGACGTGAGCGGCGGAGCCCACCAACGCCTGGCGGCCGCGGCGGACGAGGTGTACTTCGGCGCGCTCGGGCTGCTGCTGCGGCTGAAGCCGGGGAACCTGGTGGTGGGAGCGGCCGGATGA
- the cobA gene encoding uroporphyrinogen-III C-methyltransferase translates to MQADRPPRIAITGSASVGKTTLVNALGSRLGLPLVPEETREHVVRTGKRLEQLPVPERAKALRELWAVRRQREEEQREGFVADNCLADFAAYALQHGCAELVPELLEGSAAAVRSYDAVFVLPWGVIPYERDGVRGDSATDELRYQLVLESLLRRSVPASRLHFVPDSLTTVEERVRFCQERLGYPGAGRRGGFVSLVGAGPGDPGLLTVRAKALLQEAEVVAYDALIPPAVLAEIGPRAERILVGHRNQGATQAGYRLHPAVLELARAGRHVVRLKQGDPFIFGRGGEEAEELLEAGIPYEVVPGVSAALGAAAYAGIPLTHREHASDVSFVTGHDIEGPRSHTCWEKLGAAGGTLVLFMATRKLEANLARLVECGRAPQTPAAYIAAATTPEQLVVVGTLETLAAQVRERNALGPPALVVVGEVVRLRERLAWFERHARGSGT, encoded by the coding sequence ATGCAAGCTGACCGGCCGCCGCGCATCGCCATCACCGGCTCGGCCAGCGTGGGGAAGACGACGCTGGTGAACGCGCTGGGAAGCCGCCTCGGGCTGCCCCTCGTCCCCGAGGAGACCCGGGAGCACGTCGTGCGCACCGGGAAGCGCCTGGAGCAGCTGCCCGTCCCCGAGCGAGCCAAGGCGCTCCGGGAGCTGTGGGCCGTGCGCCGGCAGCGCGAGGAGGAACAGCGCGAGGGCTTCGTCGCGGACAACTGCCTCGCGGACTTCGCCGCCTATGCGCTCCAGCATGGGTGCGCGGAGCTCGTCCCGGAGCTGCTCGAGGGCTCGGCCGCCGCGGTGCGGAGCTACGATGCCGTCTTCGTCCTCCCCTGGGGCGTCATCCCCTATGAGCGGGACGGTGTCCGCGGAGACAGTGCGACGGACGAGCTGCGCTACCAGCTCGTCCTCGAGTCGCTCCTGCGCCGCTCCGTCCCCGCCTCGCGGTTGCACTTCGTCCCGGACTCCCTCACCACGGTGGAGGAGCGGGTGCGCTTCTGCCAGGAGCGCCTCGGGTACCCGGGAGCCGGGCGCCGGGGAGGCTTCGTGTCCCTGGTCGGAGCGGGGCCAGGAGACCCGGGGCTGCTCACCGTGCGCGCGAAGGCGCTGCTGCAAGAGGCGGAGGTCGTGGCCTATGACGCCCTCATCCCGCCAGCGGTGCTCGCGGAGATCGGCCCCCGGGCGGAGCGCATCCTCGTGGGCCACCGCAACCAGGGCGCCACGCAGGCCGGCTACCGGCTGCACCCGGCGGTGCTCGAGCTGGCCCGCGCCGGGCGGCACGTGGTGCGGTTGAAGCAGGGAGATCCGTTCATCTTCGGCCGGGGCGGAGAAGAGGCGGAGGAGCTGCTCGAGGCGGGGATTCCCTACGAGGTGGTTCCTGGCGTCTCCGCCGCGCTCGGGGCCGCCGCCTACGCCGGCATCCCGCTCACGCACCGGGAGCACGCCTCCGACGTCTCCTTCGTCACCGGGCATGACATCGAGGGGCCCCGGAGCCACACCTGCTGGGAGAAGCTCGGCGCGGCCGGAGGCACGCTGGTGCTCTTCATGGCCACCCGGAAGCTGGAGGCCAACCTGGCCCGGCTGGTGGAGTGCGGGCGCGCGCCCCAGACACCGGCCGCCTATATCGCCGCGGCCACCACGCCCGAGCAGCTGGTGGTGGTGGGAACCCTGGAGACGCTCGCCGCCCAGGTGCGGGAGCGCAACGCCCTGGGACCGCCGGCCCTGGTGGTGGTGGGCGAGGTGGTGCGGCTGCGCGAGCGCCTCGCCTGGTTCGAGCGGCACGCACGCGGGAGTGGAACATGA
- a CDS encoding cobalt-precorrin 5A hydrolase, whose amino-acid sequence MSLPAARKPFAVYAITLHGLAIAERILAGLPGAELYVSEKLMARAPAGALPMPLPMGPTLSRTFTAYDCHVFIISVGAVVRMIAPLLHDKKVDPAVVCVDDAARFSICVLSGHVGRGNAFTERVAGVLGSTPVVTTASDVRGTLTVDILGRELGWKLDDLERNVTRGCAAVVNETPVLFVQEAGEPSWWPEDKPLPPGVRYARSLDGVDPGAWEMLLIATDRDIRETHRAHWEKAVIYRPRSLVLGIGCDRGTPEELVERGVTQMLAQALLSPASVKAVATVDLKADEPALLALCQKHGWALQTYTAAELDAVPVPTPSETVKRHVGTRGVAEPAALLASGTTELLVRKQIYTEPGAGRSMTFAAARIPHSPRKELVHV is encoded by the coding sequence GTGAGTCTCCCCGCGGCACGCAAGCCCTTCGCCGTCTACGCCATCACCCTGCACGGGCTGGCCATCGCCGAGCGGATCCTCGCGGGGCTGCCCGGCGCGGAGCTGTACGTCTCCGAGAAGCTCATGGCCCGTGCCCCCGCTGGAGCCCTGCCCATGCCGCTGCCCATGGGGCCCACCCTGTCGCGCACCTTCACCGCCTACGACTGCCACGTCTTCATCATCAGCGTGGGAGCCGTGGTGCGGATGATCGCCCCGCTCCTTCACGACAAGAAGGTGGACCCGGCCGTGGTGTGCGTCGACGACGCCGCCCGCTTCTCCATCTGCGTGCTGTCGGGGCACGTGGGCCGGGGCAATGCCTTCACCGAGCGCGTCGCCGGAGTGCTCGGCTCCACCCCGGTGGTCACCACCGCCTCGGACGTACGGGGCACCCTCACGGTGGACATCCTCGGCCGGGAGCTCGGCTGGAAGCTGGATGACCTGGAGCGCAACGTCACGCGCGGCTGCGCCGCCGTGGTGAACGAGACCCCGGTGCTCTTCGTCCAGGAGGCGGGCGAGCCCTCCTGGTGGCCCGAGGACAAGCCGCTGCCTCCCGGCGTGCGGTACGCGCGGAGCCTCGACGGGGTGGACCCAGGAGCGTGGGAGATGCTCCTCATCGCCACCGACCGGGACATCCGGGAGACCCACCGCGCCCACTGGGAGAAGGCCGTCATCTACCGGCCCCGCAGCCTGGTGTTGGGGATCGGTTGTGACCGGGGCACCCCGGAGGAGCTGGTCGAGCGGGGCGTGACGCAGATGCTCGCCCAGGCCCTGCTGTCACCCGCATCCGTGAAGGCCGTGGCCACCGTGGACTTGAAGGCGGACGAGCCGGCACTGCTGGCGCTGTGCCAGAAGCATGGCTGGGCGCTCCAGACGTACACGGCCGCCGAGCTGGACGCGGTGCCCGTCCCCACCCCCTCGGAGACGGTGAAGCGGCACGTGGGCACCCGTGGCGTCGCCGAGCCGGCGGCGCTGCTCGCCTCCGGGACCACCGAGCTGCTCGTCCGCAAGCAGATCTACACCGAGCCCGGCGCCGGACGCTCCATGACGTTCGCCGCCGCGCGCATCCCTCATTCGCCTCGAAAGGAGCTCGTCCATGTCTAG
- the cobM gene encoding precorrin-4 C(11)-methyltransferase — translation MKVYIIGAGPGDPKLITLRGAELVEQCPVVLYTGSLVPKAVIARAHPEARVLDSSSMTLDQIIDVFKEAQAADQDVARVHTGDPSIFGSTAEQLRRLEELGIPYEIIPGVSSFTAAAAVLGKELTLPELSQTVIISRAEGRTLMPEGEKLEDLARHRATLALFLSAGLIRDVVERLLPSYGPDCPVAVVQKATWPDQKIVRGTLADIGDKVRAERINATAMILVGEVLEAKDFANSRLYDPSFTHRFRRGTDNAS, via the coding sequence ATGAAGGTCTACATCATCGGTGCCGGACCCGGAGATCCGAAGCTCATCACCCTGCGCGGCGCGGAGCTCGTCGAGCAGTGCCCCGTGGTCCTCTATACCGGCTCGCTCGTTCCGAAGGCCGTCATCGCGCGGGCCCATCCGGAGGCCCGGGTGCTCGACTCCTCGTCGATGACGCTCGATCAGATCATCGACGTCTTCAAGGAGGCCCAGGCGGCGGACCAGGACGTGGCGCGCGTCCACACGGGAGACCCGTCCATCTTCGGCTCCACCGCGGAGCAGCTCCGCAGGCTCGAGGAGCTGGGCATCCCCTACGAGATCATTCCAGGCGTCTCCTCCTTCACGGCCGCGGCCGCGGTGCTGGGCAAGGAGCTGACGCTGCCGGAGCTGTCGCAGACGGTCATCATCTCCCGCGCCGAGGGACGCACCCTCATGCCGGAGGGAGAGAAGCTGGAGGACCTGGCGCGTCACCGGGCCACCCTGGCGCTCTTCCTCAGCGCGGGCCTCATCCGCGACGTGGTGGAGCGGCTGCTGCCCTCCTACGGGCCGGACTGCCCGGTCGCGGTGGTGCAGAAGGCCACCTGGCCGGACCAGAAGATCGTCCGCGGAACCCTCGCGGACATCGGTGACAAGGTGCGCGCCGAGCGCATCAACGCGACCGCGATGATCCTCGTGGGCGAGGTGCTGGAGGCGAAGGACTTCGCCAACTCGCGCCTGTACGACCCCTCCTTCACCCACCGCTTCCGAAGGGGAACGGACAATGCAAGCTGA
- a CDS encoding cobyrinate a,c-diamide synthase yields the protein MDATPLIPRLVVAGTSSGVGKTTVMVALTRALQSRGLKVATFKCGPDYLDPSYHARTTQAPCHNLDGWLMGRDAVVSTFRHASQGCDVALIEGVMGLYDGASPDSEEGSAAQVAKWLAAPVLAVVDASGMARTIAAIGTGLAAFDPALKVAGLFANRVGSRGHLELLQRAALGTAVPVVGGLPEQEALAFPARHLGLLTASEDSIPTQRLDAWGALLSEWNDAATFLRLAREAPALPEAPDEQRPDAPVTCRIAVAQDAAFHFYYADNLRRLERLGAQCVPFSPLSDTALPPDVHALYLGGGYPELHARQLADNQSLRRAITDFASRGGPIYAECGGMMYLAQAVRTLDGQDFPMVGLVPGVAVMAPKLQALGYVEVETTVRTVLGGAGLRFRGHQFRYSTLEGVPAQGGALRIRKRRGGTTHVEGFGPPNVLASYVHAHWASNPLIAEGLVNSARAFKEQRS from the coding sequence ATGGACGCCACTCCCCTCATCCCCCGGCTGGTGGTGGCGGGCACCTCCAGCGGCGTGGGCAAGACGACCGTCATGGTGGCCCTCACCCGGGCGCTCCAGTCGCGCGGTTTGAAGGTGGCCACCTTCAAGTGCGGCCCGGACTACCTCGACCCGAGCTACCACGCACGCACCACCCAGGCGCCGTGCCACAACCTCGACGGCTGGCTGATGGGCCGTGATGCCGTCGTCTCCACCTTCCGGCATGCCAGCCAGGGCTGCGACGTGGCCCTCATCGAGGGCGTGATGGGGCTCTACGACGGGGCCTCACCGGACTCGGAGGAGGGCTCGGCGGCACAGGTGGCGAAGTGGCTCGCGGCGCCCGTGCTCGCGGTGGTGGATGCCTCGGGCATGGCGCGCACCATCGCCGCCATCGGCACCGGGCTGGCGGCCTTCGACCCGGCGCTCAAGGTGGCGGGCCTCTTCGCCAACCGCGTGGGCAGCCGGGGCCACCTGGAGCTGCTCCAGCGCGCGGCGCTCGGCACGGCGGTGCCCGTGGTGGGCGGGCTCCCCGAGCAGGAGGCACTCGCCTTCCCCGCTCGCCACCTGGGCCTCCTCACCGCCTCCGAGGACAGCATCCCCACGCAGCGCCTCGACGCCTGGGGCGCGCTCCTGTCCGAATGGAACGACGCGGCCACCTTCCTGCGGCTCGCACGCGAGGCCCCCGCTCTGCCGGAGGCCCCGGACGAGCAGCGCCCCGACGCCCCCGTCACCTGCCGCATCGCGGTGGCCCAGGATGCCGCCTTCCACTTCTATTACGCGGACAACCTGAGGCGGCTCGAGCGGCTCGGCGCGCAATGCGTGCCCTTCTCGCCGCTCTCGGACACGGCCCTCCCGCCGGATGTGCATGCCCTCTACCTCGGGGGAGGCTACCCGGAGCTGCATGCGCGGCAGCTCGCCGACAACCAGTCCCTGCGGCGTGCCATCACCGACTTCGCCTCGCGCGGCGGCCCCATCTACGCCGAGTGCGGAGGGATGATGTACCTCGCCCAGGCCGTGCGCACCCTCGACGGCCAGGACTTCCCCATGGTCGGGCTGGTGCCCGGGGTGGCGGTGATGGCCCCCAAGCTCCAGGCGCTCGGCTACGTGGAGGTGGAGACGACGGTGCGTACCGTGCTGGGCGGAGCGGGCCTGCGCTTCCGCGGGCACCAGTTCCGCTACTCCACGCTGGAGGGAGTCCCCGCCCAGGGTGGAGCCCTGCGCATCCGCAAGCGGCGCGGCGGCACCACCCATGTCGAGGGCTTTGGCCCGCCCAACGTGCTGGCCTCCTACGTCCACGCGCACTGGGCCTCCAATCCCCTGATCGCCGAGGGGCTCGTGAATTCAGCGCGCGCCTTCAAGGAGCAGCGTTCATGA
- the cobJ gene encoding precorrin-3B C(17)-methyltransferase, giving the protein MSSGGVLSVVGIGPGDGAHATPAALEAIRAAQVVVGYRTYVKLVRHLIEGKEVVQTGMTEEIGRARSAVERARAGANVALISSGDAGVYGMAGLVFEVLRDLGWKRGDAPTLQLIPGITAANSCASRVGAPLVHDSCTISLSDLLTPWPVIAKRIEAAASADFVISLYNPASGRRTRQIVEAHSIIRRYREGSTPVALVKGAYREAEKIVMTDLDHFLDYEIGMLTTVIVGNSHTFLFEGYMVTPRGYTRKYTLEGDVLPGQQPGRSLVLRGEEV; this is encoded by the coding sequence ATGTCTAGCGGAGGAGTCCTGTCCGTCGTCGGTATCGGACCCGGTGATGGAGCCCACGCCACGCCCGCCGCCCTGGAGGCCATCCGCGCGGCGCAGGTGGTGGTGGGCTACCGCACCTACGTGAAGCTCGTGCGCCACCTGATCGAGGGCAAGGAAGTGGTGCAGACGGGCATGACGGAGGAGATCGGCCGCGCCCGCTCGGCGGTGGAGCGCGCCCGGGCCGGCGCCAACGTGGCGCTCATCTCCTCCGGAGACGCTGGCGTCTACGGCATGGCGGGGCTCGTCTTCGAGGTGCTGCGAGACCTGGGCTGGAAGCGCGGGGACGCCCCGACCCTTCAGCTCATCCCCGGCATCACCGCGGCCAACTCCTGCGCCTCGCGCGTGGGAGCCCCGCTGGTCCACGACAGCTGCACCATCTCCCTGTCGGACCTGCTCACCCCCTGGCCGGTCATCGCGAAGCGCATCGAGGCCGCCGCGTCGGCCGACTTCGTCATCTCGCTCTACAACCCCGCGAGCGGACGGCGCACCCGGCAGATCGTCGAGGCCCACTCCATCATCCGCCGCTACCGCGAGGGCTCCACCCCGGTGGCGCTGGTGAAGGGCGCCTACCGCGAGGCGGAGAAGATCGTGATGACCGACCTCGACCACTTCCTGGACTACGAGATCGGCATGCTCACCACCGTCATCGTGGGCAACTCGCACACCTTCCTCTTCGAGGGCTACATGGTCACGCCACGAGGCTACACGCGGAAGTACACCCTGGAGGGAGACGTGCTGCCGGGACAGCAGCCGGGCCGTTCCCTCGTCCTGCGCGGAGAGGAGGTCTGA
- the cobI gene encoding precorrin-2 C(20)-methyltransferase, translating to MSGVLIGVGVGPGAPDLMTLRAVNTLRTADVIAIPRRSAYDESFAWRIAKENVGEVPGQERLFLTFPMTKDPERLRPAWEEAYAQLAPRLAAGKRVAFITEGDPLIYSTFIYLLSEAPHRFPGARTEVVPAVSSITAVPASVQVPVADGQERIAVLPATYGVEDLTRVLRDFDTVLLMKVSSVMAQVVEALERENLLDRAVYVSRASTGQEKVVRDLRTIRNDKCDYFSMVVVAKKDRSGVLAGRVAHQPAEVAR from the coding sequence ATGAGTGGCGTGTTGATTGGCGTGGGTGTGGGACCCGGAGCTCCCGACCTGATGACGCTCCGGGCGGTGAACACGCTCCGGACGGCGGACGTCATCGCGATTCCCCGGCGCTCGGCCTATGACGAGTCGTTCGCCTGGCGCATCGCCAAGGAGAACGTGGGCGAGGTGCCCGGGCAGGAGCGCCTCTTCCTCACCTTCCCGATGACCAAGGATCCGGAGCGGCTGCGGCCCGCCTGGGAAGAGGCCTATGCGCAGCTCGCCCCGCGTCTGGCGGCGGGCAAGCGGGTGGCCTTCATCACGGAGGGCGATCCGCTCATCTACAGCACCTTCATCTACCTGCTGTCGGAGGCCCCCCACCGTTTCCCCGGGGCACGCACCGAGGTGGTGCCCGCGGTCTCGTCGATCACGGCCGTGCCCGCGTCGGTGCAGGTGCCGGTGGCCGACGGACAGGAGCGCATCGCCGTCCTGCCCGCCACCTATGGCGTGGAGGACCTCACCCGCGTGCTGCGCGACTTCGACACCGTGCTGCTGATGAAGGTGAGCTCCGTCATGGCGCAGGTGGTGGAAGCGCTCGAGCGCGAGAACCTGCTCGACCGCGCCGTCTACGTGTCGCGCGCGTCCACGGGCCAGGAGAAGGTGGTGCGCGACCTGCGCACCATCCGCAATGACAAGTGCGACTACTTCTCCATGGTGGTGGTGGCGAAGAAGGATCGCAGTGGCGTGCTCGCCGGCCGCGTGGCCCACCAGCCGGCGGAGGTGGCCCGGTGA
- a CDS encoding adenosylcobinamide amidohydrolase, producing MTAALAAPEVEAPSLEGGGRLLVVRFARPHAVLSWAVINGGRRRARAVVWRQVRDEELVPGVDPVALLAASLGEESPEETVGLLTSRDVSTFDDVRLESGGLSARCVATVGLGNALAAGDEPGPLRRVGTINLLCQLSRPLSEGALVEAVALAAEARTAALMEARVPSRRSLRVATGTGTDCIVVAAPEGPGGEAYVGKHTRFGSLLGGAVREATARGVRRWLEERGLR from the coding sequence ATGACGGCCGCTCTCGCCGCGCCGGAGGTGGAAGCACCCTCGCTGGAGGGCGGCGGGCGACTGCTGGTGGTGCGCTTCGCCCGTCCGCACGCGGTGCTCTCCTGGGCCGTCATCAACGGGGGCCGCCGGCGAGCCCGGGCGGTGGTGTGGCGGCAGGTGCGCGATGAGGAGCTGGTTCCGGGAGTGGACCCGGTGGCACTCCTCGCGGCCAGCCTCGGAGAGGAGTCGCCGGAGGAGACGGTGGGCCTGCTCACCTCGCGAGACGTGTCCACCTTCGACGACGTGCGCCTCGAGTCCGGTGGGCTCTCGGCGCGCTGCGTGGCCACCGTGGGGCTGGGCAACGCGCTGGCGGCCGGAGACGAGCCCGGACCGCTGCGGCGCGTGGGCACCATCAACCTGCTGTGTCAGCTGTCCCGTCCCCTCTCGGAGGGAGCGCTGGTGGAGGCGGTGGCGCTGGCGGCCGAGGCCCGGACAGCGGCCCTCATGGAAGCGCGTGTGCCCAGCCGCCGTTCGCTGCGGGTGGCCACCGGGACGGGCACCGACTGCATCGTGGTGGCGGCGCCAGAGGGGCCCGGAGGCGAGGCATACGTAGGCAAGCACACCCGGTTCGGCAGCCTGCTGGGTGGCGCGGTGCGAGAGGCCACGGCGCGCGGCGTGCGCCGGTGGTTGGAAGAGCGAGGTCTCCGGTGA
- a CDS encoding precorrin-3B C(17)-methyltransferase: MAFVGRLAGALLASTEGEFFLVGDLKEPCNWAAAGFEPPAQVPGVEVPYVRLSPVRAVEVARPLLVMELEGEALARLLSERLVIRRNGSVSERLWRLVTEHEAKPETDARWLAQVPGHVWDLVRDAVLRCS; the protein is encoded by the coding sequence ATGGCCTTCGTCGGACGTCTGGCCGGAGCGCTGCTTGCCTCCACCGAGGGGGAGTTCTTCCTGGTGGGAGACCTCAAGGAGCCGTGTAACTGGGCGGCGGCGGGCTTCGAGCCCCCTGCCCAGGTTCCAGGGGTGGAAGTGCCCTACGTGCGCCTCTCCCCGGTGCGCGCGGTCGAGGTGGCCCGGCCGTTGTTGGTGATGGAGCTCGAGGGCGAGGCCCTGGCGCGGCTGCTCTCCGAGCGCCTGGTCATCCGCCGCAATGGCTCGGTGTCGGAGCGGCTGTGGCGGCTCGTCACCGAGCACGAGGCAAAGCCGGAGACGGACGCGCGCTGGCTGGCGCAGGTGCCAGGACACGTCTGGGACCTGGTCCGTGACGCGGTGCTGCGCTGCTCCTGA